A genomic region of Arachis stenosperma cultivar V10309 chromosome 9, arast.V10309.gnm1.PFL2, whole genome shotgun sequence contains the following coding sequences:
- the LOC130949226 gene encoding putative invertase inhibitor, protein MGPQTSLLVLNIILLSFYSIVAKPNHNLIQQTCKNISETDSNVSYKFCINSLQSDPRSHGAKSLEKLGLASIKLVRHNVTDTRAQIKEILKKNKNKLDPFAKECLDDCLQVYSDAIATIKEALKDYKAKRYADSNVKLSSVIDASTTCEDGFNQRNGVVSPLTKRNKDTFLLSAISLSIINMLNKDNLKDAEL, encoded by the coding sequence ATGGGACCTCAAACTTCCCTTCTCGTTCTCAATATAATCCTCTTGTCTTTCTACTCCATCGTAGCAAAGCCAAACCATAATCTGATCCAACAAACCTGCAAGAACATCTCAGAAACTGATTCCAATGTAAGCTACAAATTCTGCATAAATTCTCTCCAATCAGATCCTCGAAGCCACGGCGCCAAAAGCCTCGAAAAACTCGGCCTCGCATCGATCAAGCTAGTGAGGCACAACGTGACAGATACTAGAGCTCAAATCAAAGAGATTCTcaagaagaacaagaacaagttGGATCCATTTGCCAAAGAGTGCTTAGATGATTGTCTTCAAGTTTATTCTGATGCCATCGCAACTATTAAAGAAGCCCTTAAAGATTACAAGGCTAAGCGTTATGCTGATTCTAATGTGAAGCTAAGTTCTGTTATTGATGCCTCTACGACGTGCGAAGAtggattcaatcaaagaaacgGTGTCGTTTCGCCGTTAACGAAACGAAACAAGGACACTTTTCTTCTTTCTGCTATATCGCTTTCGATTATTAACATGCTCAATAAGGACAATTTGAAGGACGCTGAACTCTGA